CTAGGAACTAGGAACTAGGAACTAGGAACTAGGAACTAGGAACTAGGAACTAGGAACTAGGAACTAGGAACTAGGAACTAGGAACTAAGAACTAAGGGGACACTGTTCTATATTTTCTGTTCTATATTTACCTAGTTACCTATATTTTCTGTTTTCATTTCTATTTGTATTGACATTATTATTTGTTCAAATTCATATATGTTGCTAAGTCTACAAAGACTGCGAATTTATATTAATAGATTAGTTTAATTTTTTTGGGGGATTCAATGGCCAGACTAGCACGAGTAAAAGCTGAAAATTGTGGAGCTTATTATCACCTATGTGGGCGAACTGGAGGTGTAATCGGTGATTATCCGCTTAATGATAAACAATGCCGTCGTAACGTAATTAATTTCATCAAATTTTTTTCTAAAGTCTTTTGCATGAGAGTGCTTGGCTTTAGCATCATGGGCAATCACTATCATCTAGTCATTCAAATGGATGGGCCAAGGCCTATACCACGAAAAGAGCTTATAGAACGGGCATCATTGCTTTACAAAAAAGAACTACTCAATAATTGGGCAGAGGCAAATTGGAAGCATTTTACCCAGCGGATATTAGATGTATCCGAATTTATGCGAAGCTTACAATCTAAAATAGCTAGATGGTACAATGACACCTACAACCGACGTGGCAGATTTTGGTCTGACCGTTTTAAAAGTGTACTGCTCGAAGACGAAAAAGCCATGTTCGACTGCCTTCTTTATGTAGAGCTAAATCCTGTTCGCGCTGGTATTGTTCAACGTCCAGAAGATTACGAAGGTTCATCAATATACTATCGCGAAGTAAAAGACGACAAATGGATGGCACCAATCAGCGAAATTACTGGGCAAACCAAATATAGTACCGCAATTAAAGAATATAAAGCTTGCGTGTATTACCGTGGCAATGTGCCGACCAAAGACAATCAAGCAGCGATATCAACACGTTTGCTAAAACAAGAAGAAGCGCGTGGTTTTACTTCAGCAGGGATGTTTAAAAAACGCATACGTCATTTTACTGATGGGGTTGTAATAGGCTCGGCTGAATTTGTAAGCGAAAAACTAAACAAAGTCAGAAACGCCGGGCAGTATCTTCGCCGCAAAAATCCGATACCACAAATGGATGGTATATATTTGTGCCTTCGACCGCAGCGAGGTGCTTGAATAGAATTTTTATAATTATCTAGCGATTAAAAGCCGAGAGACAAATAAGAACAGAATATAATATTTTGTGGTTATTATTAAAAAGGCAATTCGGACAAATCTTATTTTAATTACAACAGATACTAATAACTTAAAAAAAGTAAACAAACTAAAAGTAATGCAAACAGACAAATTGAGAAAAAATAAATCTTAAATCTCGTATTAATGTAAAATCCCAGAACAAAAATTCACAAACATTAACATATACGCATATATCTATAAAACAGTGTCCCTCTTTGGCTTATATCTATAAAACAGTGTCCCTCTTTGGCTTATCTATAAAACAGTGTCCCTCTTTGGCTTAAACAGTGTCCCTCTTTGGCCTTAAAACAGTGTCCCTCTTTGGCTCCTCTTTGGCTCTTTGGTATTTCGTATGCCGGATTTAGGGCGGTTTGCATTATTGCAACTTTTTTACGCATCCTTACCGCAAGGATACGATTAAAAGGTATCATCGAGCCATTCAAAATCTTCATTTTGACCGGCAGCATCACGTTGTAATCTTGTGGGATGATGTACAGTTACACCAGGGTTGAGAATCGGCAAGCTTAAGCGTTTTTTCATGCGTGCTACTACTAAGGGTGCAACTTGGTAACTGCAAGAAGGCAATACTTGCGGTTGTTCAAAAAAAGGTTTTTTAGGATATTTGCGACAAAACAATGGTCGACGTTTATAAATACCGCAGCGATTATCAGGCCGTTGATGCAAGCAACTAAAAATTATTTCGCCATTTGGACCGCGAGCCACTTCGATTAAACCATGTAGTGCATAATGAAACCAACTGAATAATCGCAATAGGGTAGGGCGATTAAGAATTAATCGTGGGGGATGTGCCATTATCATCCGGCAACATTCGCCACAGCGGAAACATGAGCCAAGTATTACAAAACGTGGTGGGCGCAGCATTTGGATAAAGCGAGTTGCGGCTAAATCAAGTTCGGCAAAAACTGAAATTGCCGCAGTCCAGATTACACTAAGTATTTTACCTTTAGTGACCAAGATTAGCAGAGCGATCGCAGCGATTGCAATATATGCTAATTCACTCATTAAGCCTGCACCCCAAAAGGTTTAACACCGGGGCGTCTTAGCAAAACATAAAAAGCGCCGGGACCGCCATGTACTGGCAATGCCGTACAAAAAGCTAATACATGAGGACGATTAGGCGCGCGTGATAACCAGCGCGGCAATGCTTCTTTAAGGATCGAAATACCATCAGGTGAGCTTTTGCCACGACCGGTAATGATCAATACGCAACGTTCATTATCAGCTCGAGCTCGTGTAATAAATGTGCTTAATATATTATGAGCTTCATCGCGGTGCATACCATGGAGATCAAGATGACGATGAAAAGCAAAGCTGCCTTTTTTTAAACTATGTAAAAGTTCGTGAGTTACTCCGGGTGCAACACCAGAAATAAATTCATCACCAGCAGTTAATTCAAATGGGCTCTCGCCCCGAACGAGGCTTTCAAGTTCCATTAAAGCAAGGGCTTCATCGTCGGGAATAATACGTTCAAGATTTTTTTGCGGTTCTATACGAGTTGTTTTATGGGAGATTGATTTTACACCACTCATAGCGTTAAAGAAGATTTGACTTTCATCGGTAGTTAGGGTGTTGCTGTTTGTATTTATATCTGCATTTATTTTATTTTTTGATTCTGAAGTCGCACGCGTCGGTTTTTTGTCACTTTTAGAATTAAGTTTTTTTAGTTTAACAAAAGGGCTGTTAAATCCTGCTTTTGAGCGACGATTCATTCTTGCTACTCTTTATTTATCTAATCGTCATGCTCGCGAAATTTATTTAAGCGAGAATGCTACTGAGATAACTGATTAGTTC
This DNA window, taken from Deltaproteobacteria bacterium, encodes the following:
- a CDS encoding YkgJ family cysteine cluster protein, with protein sequence MSELAYIAIAAIALLILVTKGKILSVIWTAAISVFAELDLAATRFIQMLRPPRFVILGSCFRCGECCRMIMAHPPRLILNRPTLLRLFSWFHYALHGLIEVARGPNGEIIFSCLHQRPDNRCGIYKRRPLFCRKYPKKPFFEQPQVLPSCSYQVAPLVVARMKKRLSLPILNPGVTVHHPTRLQRDAAGQNEDFEWLDDTF
- a CDS encoding Smr/MutS family protein; translation: MNRRSKAGFNSPFVKLKKLNSKSDKKPTRATSESKNKINADINTNSNTLTTDESQIFFNAMSGVKSISHKTTRIEPQKNLERIIPDDEALALMELESLVRGESPFELTAGDEFISGVAPGVTHELLHSLKKGSFAFHRHLDLHGMHRDEAHNILSTFITRARADNERCVLIITGRGKSSPDGISILKEALPRWLSRAPNRPHVLAFCTALPVHGGPGAFYVLLRRPGVKPFGVQA